The genomic window CGCCAGGAATGGTCTTGAACGCAGCAGGACCACGTCAAGGATCGGATTCACCTGCTTCTTTTCATGGCCAAGAAAGAGAAAGACCAATGTAGCACTCGACGCAAGAAGGGCTGCGCCCAGCCAAGCAGAGCGGAGTGACAGGCTTTCGCCCATGAGGTTGAGGCCGAACATGAGCAGGAGTATCGCGGCGCTCATGAGCAAGGCCCCCGCAATATCCACGCGAGGTCTCGAATAAAGTTTCGAGTCCCTCAGCAGAACCATGATCACGAGGAGCAATCCGATGCCTACCGGCAAGTTGATGTAAAAGATATAGCGCCATGAGTAACGGCTCACGATCCAGCCCCCTACGTTCGGACCGATGATCCCGCCTATCGGAAAAATACTGCTGAAGAGGCCGATGGCCGTCTGGCGGCTCTCGGGGAAATAATCGCTGACCATCCCTGAGGCAGTGGGGAAAAAACTCGCCCCTCCTATGCCCTGAAAAAACCTGAAGGCGATGAGCATGTAGATATTGACAGCAAAACCACATGCGAGAGAACTTCCCGTAAAGAAGAGGAGGGAAACAATAAACACCCTCTTGCGGCCGAAGGTATCACTCAGGCTCCCGGCCAGCGGCGTAGCTATGGTGACGCCTATATAGTAGATGGATATCGTCCATCCGGCCCAGAGCACATTGGTATGCAACTCCCGCATGAAGTGTGGGAAGGCAACGGCCACGGCTGTAGCGTCAACCATGTACATAAGAAGGCTCAAGCCGCCGGAGGCAAAAATTAAGTAACGCCGCATGAAATTCGAGTCTACTAAATTAGCCTGCCAATGGTCAACACACCAGAAGCAGATTGATATGACGGCAACGGTGACGCACGTCCGGACACGGCATCCATGAGTGAACTCAACGTATTCGGCAAAACGGAATCAGTACGATCGGGGTGAAGGATCAAGCCCCGGCCTGCCCGGATATTTGGCTGCCACAGCGCGGACAGCCGGATGATCCAGTGCCGTGAGGTGACCGCGGTCATGAATCAGTACATCACCTGCGCGGAACGTTGCGTTCCTGATATCGCCGGTGCAGTGCATCCAATACGGATACGCAGCTGTAGCGGAGGGCGCGCCGATATGCACGTGTATGTTTGAGCTGTGAGAATGATCGATCAGGCGATGGTATATGATGTTCGGACATTGCTGAAGGCTGACGCCGGCCTGAGGATGGACGCCGAAATGCAGCGCATTGAAATCATACACCCCTTCACCTAGTCGTTCATGCATTTCTTTCAGGAATCTGCGCAGAGCATCCGCCTCACCGTGACCGTCAATCCTGGTGATCCTGCAGTTCTCAATGGTCAACCTGATCGGTTTCTGGAAGTAGGGAGAGATGCCTATGTAGCGCGACCACCAGCTGAGCATCCTGTCAAAAACGAGAACCCCTGATACATCTCGCAGTCTTACTATCGGATGCACCCACTCAGGCCACGGCCGGTACGCACCTGCCTCTTCGCGCCTGATGGAGTAGCTCGTAAACCAGGGATGATTCGGGTGATACGGCGGATTGACAAAGCCTTCCAGATGCGTTCCGTTCTCGTCTGTGATCTGCCACG from Syntrophorhabdales bacterium includes these protein-coding regions:
- a CDS encoding MFS transporter, which gives rise to MRRYLIFASGGLSLLMYMVDATAVAVAFPHFMRELHTNVLWAGWTISIYYIGVTIATPLAGSLSDTFGRKRVFIVSLLFFTGSSLACGFAVNIYMLIAFRFFQGIGGASFFPTASGMVSDYFPESRQTAIGLFSSIFPIGGIIGPNVGGWIVSRYSWRYIFYINLPVGIGLLLVIMVLLRDSKLYSRPRVDIAGALLMSAAILLLMFGLNLMGESLSLRSAWLGAALLASSATLVFLFLGHEKKQVNPILDVVLLRSRPFLA